In Mycobacterium stomatepiae, the following are encoded in one genomic region:
- a CDS encoding APC family permease: MANRWRTKSVEQSIEDTDEPDTRLRKDLTWWDLTVFGVAVVIGAGIFTVTASTAGDITGPAIWISFVIAAITCALAALCYAEFASTLPVAGSAYTFSYAAFGEFLAWIIGWNLLLELAIGAAVVSKGWSSYLGSVFGFAGGTVQLGSIELDWGALLIIFLVATLVAVGTKVSSRISAVITAIKVSVVIFVVVVGVFYIKGSNYTPFIPKPEAGQEASGINQSVLSLLTGAHSSHYGWFGVLAGASIVFFAFIGFDIVATMAEETKRPQRDVPRGILTSLGVVSVLYIAVSVVLSGMVSYTQLKSMPGGKPANLATAFTTNGIQWASKIIAVGALAGLTTVVMVLLLGGCRVLFAMARDGLLPRPLAKTSSRGTPVRITVLVALVIAVTASVFPISKLEEMVNVGTLFAFVLVSAGVIVLRRTRPDLERGFRAPWVPVLPIASICACVWLMVNLTALTWVRFAAWLVLGTAIYLGYGYRHSVQGRRQAEQTT; this comes from the coding sequence ATGGCCAACCGATGGCGTACTAAGTCAGTCGAACAGTCCATCGAAGACACCGACGAGCCAGACACCCGGCTACGCAAGGACCTGACCTGGTGGGACCTAACGGTGTTCGGCGTCGCTGTCGTGATCGGCGCCGGCATCTTTACGGTCACCGCGTCGACCGCCGGGGATATCACCGGACCCGCGATCTGGATATCGTTCGTGATCGCCGCGATTACCTGCGCGCTGGCGGCGCTGTGCTACGCCGAATTCGCTTCGACGCTTCCCGTCGCGGGCAGCGCGTACACCTTCTCCTACGCCGCCTTCGGTGAGTTCCTGGCCTGGATCATCGGCTGGAATCTGTTGCTGGAGTTGGCAATCGGAGCCGCGGTGGTATCCAAAGGGTGGTCCAGTTATCTGGGATCGGTGTTCGGATTCGCTGGTGGCACAGTCCAATTGGGATCGATCGAGCTGGACTGGGGCGCGCTGCTGATCATCTTTCTGGTGGCGACGCTGGTCGCCGTCGGCACCAAGGTGTCGTCGAGGATTTCCGCGGTGATCACCGCCATCAAGGTGTCGGTGGTGATCTTCGTCGTGGTGGTCGGCGTCTTCTACATCAAGGGCTCCAACTACACGCCGTTCATTCCCAAACCGGAAGCCGGCCAAGAGGCCAGCGGTATCAACCAGTCGGTGCTGTCGCTGCTGACCGGGGCGCACAGTAGTCACTACGGGTGGTTCGGCGTGCTGGCCGGCGCGTCGATCGTGTTCTTCGCGTTCATCGGATTCGACATCGTCGCGACGATGGCCGAGGAGACCAAACGACCCCAGCGCGATGTGCCGCGGGGAATCCTGACCTCGCTGGGAGTCGTGTCCGTGCTATACATCGCGGTCTCCGTCGTGCTGTCCGGCATGGTCTCCTATACCCAGCTCAAAAGCATGCCCGGCGGCAAGCCGGCGAACCTGGCCACCGCGTTCACCACGAACGGCATCCAGTGGGCGAGCAAGATCATCGCCGTCGGCGCGCTGGCCGGGTTAACCACCGTGGTGATGGTGCTGCTGCTTGGCGGCTGCCGAGTGCTGTTCGCGATGGCGCGCGACGGATTGTTGCCGCGGCCGTTGGCCAAGACCAGCTCGCGGGGGACGCCGGTGCGGATCACCGTGCTCGTCGCGCTGGTGATCGCGGTGACGGCGTCGGTGTTCCCGATCAGCAAGCTCGAGGAGATGGTCAACGTCGGGACGTTGTTCGCGTTCGTCCTGGTGTCCGCCGGGGTCATCGTGCTGCGCCGGACCCGGCCGGACCTGGAGCGCGGGTTCCGGGCGCCTTGGGTGCCGGTGCTTCCGATCGCCTCGATCTGCGCGTGCGTCTGGTTGATGGTGAACCTCACCGCGCTGACCTGGGTCCGGTTCGCCGCGTGGCTGGTGCTGGGCACCGCGATTTACCTCGGCTACGGCTACCGCCACTCGGTGCAGGGCCGTCGGCAGGCCGAGCAGACCACCTAG
- a CDS encoding alkane 1-monooxygenase has protein sequence MTTQIQASEQLGATEWRDKKRYLWLMGLIPPTALFVMLPIVWGLNRLGWHVAAQAPLWIGPILLYILLPILDLRFGPDGQNPPDEVMERLENDKYYRYCTYIYIPFQYLSVVMGAYLFTASDLGWLGFETGPDGGLGWVGKIGVALSVGVLGGVGINTAHEMGHKKDSLDRWLSKITLAQTAYGHFYIEHNRGHHVRVSTPEDPASARFGETFWEFLPRSVFGSLRSSVHLEAQRIRRLGNSPWDPRTYASNDVLNAWALSVVLFGALIAVFGAGVIPFLVIQAVFGFSLLETVNYLEHYGLLRQRNANGRYERCAPVHSWNSDHIVTNLFLYHLQRHSDHHANPTRRYQTLRSMEGAPNLPSGYASMIALTYLPPVWRKVMDHRVLAHYGGDITRVNIHPRMCDKVLAKYGAPERAAA, from the coding sequence ATGACCACACAGATCCAGGCGTCCGAGCAGCTCGGCGCCACCGAGTGGCGCGATAAGAAGCGCTACCTGTGGCTGATGGGCCTGATCCCGCCGACGGCGTTGTTCGTGATGCTGCCGATCGTTTGGGGACTGAACCGGCTCGGCTGGCACGTTGCCGCCCAGGCGCCCCTCTGGATCGGGCCGATCCTGCTCTACATCCTGCTGCCGATCCTGGACCTGCGTTTCGGCCCCGACGGGCAGAATCCGCCCGACGAGGTGATGGAGCGGTTGGAGAACGACAAGTACTACCGCTACTGCACCTACATCTACATCCCATTCCAGTACCTCAGCGTGGTGATGGGCGCCTACCTGTTCACCGCGTCAGACCTGGGATGGCTGGGCTTCGAAACTGGGCCTGACGGCGGCCTGGGCTGGGTCGGCAAGATCGGCGTCGCCCTGTCGGTCGGCGTGCTCGGCGGCGTCGGCATCAACACCGCGCACGAAATGGGGCACAAAAAAGACTCGCTGGACCGCTGGCTGTCCAAGATCACCCTGGCGCAGACCGCCTACGGACACTTTTACATCGAGCACAACCGCGGTCACCACGTGCGCGTCTCCACGCCCGAAGACCCGGCGTCGGCCCGCTTCGGCGAGACCTTCTGGGAGTTCTTGCCGCGCAGCGTGTTCGGCAGCCTGCGTTCATCGGTTCATCTCGAGGCGCAGCGGATCCGCCGGCTCGGCAACAGCCCCTGGGACCCGAGGACGTATGCGTCCAACGACGTGCTCAACGCCTGGGCCTTGTCGGTGGTCCTGTTCGGCGCGCTGATCGCGGTCTTCGGTGCGGGTGTGATTCCGTTCCTCGTCATCCAGGCGGTCTTCGGTTTTTCGCTGCTTGAAACCGTCAACTACCTCGAGCACTACGGCCTGCTGCGGCAGCGCAACGCCAACGGTCGCTACGAGCGGTGCGCCCCGGTGCACAGCTGGAACTCCGACCACATCGTCACCAACCTATTCCTCTACCACCTGCAGCGGCACAGCGATCACCACGCCAACCCCACCCGGCGCTATCAGACGCTGCGCAGCATGGAGGGTGCGCCCAACCTGCCGAGCGGGTACGCGTCGATGATCGCGCTGACCTACCTGCCGCCGGTGTGGCGCAAGGTGATGGACCACCGCGTGCTGGCGCACTATGGCGGCGACATCACCAGGGTCAACATCCACCCGCGGATGTGCGACAAGGTGCTGGCGAAGTACGGGGCACCCGAAAGGGCTGCGGCATGA
- a CDS encoding FAD-dependent oxidoreductase: MPGDTDARGHAVVIGASIAGLCAARVLADWYSQVSVYERDELPSTPANRATIPQDRHLHLLMARGANELDALFPGLLKDMVAAGVPMLENRPDCIHLGAAGHVLGTGHTLRDEFTAYVPSRPHLEWQLRNRVRDIDNVAILRRSVAEPRLDPARQRVTGVLLDPSDEAADGGPEFVHADLVVDAAGRGTRLPVWLTQWGYRRPTEETLDVGINYASHQFRIPEGLIAEKVVVAGASHDQSLGMGMLCYEDGTWVLTTFGVAGAKPPTTFPDMLALAIALLPAHFAEALTHAKPVGKPAFHAFPASRWRRYDRLDRFPDGIIPFGDAVASFNPTFGQGMTMTSLQAGHLRRALRAADLAGELNRATAKTTWPVWTMNAIGDFAFHHAGTSGPIPWWWRPSGALFDQFLGAAETEPVLAEWFLRRFSLLDSLYMVPPPRLVGRTIAHNLRLWLRERRESRRAVTLLRSP; this comes from the coding sequence ATGCCGGGAGACACAGACGCGCGAGGCCACGCGGTAGTGATCGGCGCGAGCATCGCGGGGTTGTGTGCCGCGCGAGTGCTCGCGGATTGGTATTCCCAGGTCAGCGTCTATGAGCGCGATGAACTGCCGAGCACCCCGGCCAATCGCGCGACGATTCCGCAGGACCGGCATCTGCATTTGCTGATGGCGCGCGGCGCCAACGAACTCGATGCCTTGTTCCCTGGCCTGCTCAAGGACATGGTGGCCGCCGGCGTGCCGATGCTGGAAAACCGGCCGGACTGCATCCACCTCGGCGCCGCGGGCCACGTCCTCGGGACGGGCCACACGCTGCGTGACGAGTTCACCGCCTACGTGCCCAGCCGGCCGCATCTGGAGTGGCAGCTACGCAACCGTGTCCGCGACATCGACAACGTCGCGATCCTGCGGCGATCGGTCGCCGAACCGCGGCTCGACCCGGCGCGGCAGCGGGTGACCGGTGTGCTGCTGGACCCCAGCGACGAGGCCGCCGACGGCGGGCCGGAATTCGTGCACGCCGATCTCGTCGTCGACGCGGCGGGTCGGGGCACCCGGCTGCCAGTGTGGTTGACGCAGTGGGGATATCGGCGCCCCACCGAGGAAACCCTGGACGTCGGCATTAACTACGCCAGCCACCAGTTCCGCATCCCGGAGGGATTGATCGCGGAGAAAGTGGTGGTAGCCGGCGCCTCCCACGACCAGTCACTCGGGATGGGCATGCTGTGTTACGAGGACGGCACCTGGGTGCTGACCACCTTCGGCGTGGCCGGCGCGAAGCCGCCGACGACGTTCCCGGACATGCTCGCGCTGGCCATCGCGTTGCTCCCGGCGCACTTCGCCGAGGCGCTGACACACGCCAAACCCGTTGGCAAGCCGGCATTTCACGCCTTCCCGGCCAGCAGATGGCGCCGCTATGACAGGCTGGACCGCTTTCCGGACGGCATCATCCCGTTCGGCGACGCCGTGGCCAGCTTCAATCCCACCTTCGGCCAGGGCATGACAATGACGTCGCTGCAGGCCGGTCATCTGCGTCGGGCACTGCGAGCGGCTGACCTGGCCGGCGAGCTCAATCGGGCGACCGCCAAGACCACGTGGCCGGTGTGGACGATGAACGCCATCGGTGACTTCGCTTTTCACCACGCCGGCACCAGCGGGCCGATCCCCTGGTGGTGGCGGCCGTCGGGGGCGCTGTTCGACCAGTTCCTCGGGGCCGCCGAAACCGAACCCGTTCTCGCCGAATGGTTTTTGCGCCGCTTCTCCCTGCTCGACAGCCTCTATATGGTTCCGCCGCCGCGGCTAGTCGGCCGGACGATCGCACACAACCTGCGTCTGTGGCTGCGCGAGCGCCGCGAGTCGCGACGGGCCGTCACACTCCTACGGTCGCCCTGA
- a CDS encoding rubredoxin → MSCDEPSGEERQTPFKLYVCVQCGFEYDEAKGWPEDGIAPGTRWDEIPDDWSCPDCGAAKSDFEMVEVARP, encoded by the coding sequence GTGAGCTGCGATGAGCCCTCGGGCGAAGAGCGTCAAACCCCGTTCAAGCTTTACGTCTGCGTGCAGTGCGGATTCGAGTACGACGAGGCCAAGGGCTGGCCCGAGGACGGCATCGCCCCCGGCACTCGGTGGGACGAGATTCCCGACGACTGGAGCTGCCCGGACTGCGGCGCGGCGAAATCGGACTTCGAGATGGTGGAGGTCGCGCGGCCGTAG
- a CDS encoding phosphomannomutase/phosphoglucomutase, which yields MSRPAATVHRVIKAYDIRGLVGEEIDESLVADIGAAFAALMRGEGAQRVVIGHDMRDSSPSLAAAFAAGVTGQGLDMVRIGLASTDQLYFASGSLDCPGAMFTASHNPAAYNGIKLCRAAALPVGADTGLKVITEDLIAGAPAYDGKPGTTTDRDVLAGYGEFLRSLVDTSGLRPLRVVVDAGNGMAGHTAPAVLGAIGSITLLPLYFELDGSFPNHEANPLDPANLLDLQSYVRETGADIGLAFDGDADRCFVVDERGMPVSPSTVTSLVAARELGREIGATVIHNLITSRAVPELVAERGGTPLRSRVGHSYIKTLMAETGAIFGGEHSAHYYFRDFWGADSGMLAALYVLAALGEQDRPLSELTADYQRYESSGEINFRVADAALCVNAVLKSFGSRIHSIDHLDGVTVDLGDGSWFNLRTSNTEPLLRLNAEGRTTEDVDAMIAEISAEINGQVQRSEGVP from the coding sequence ATGTCTCGGCCCGCCGCGACCGTCCACCGTGTCATCAAGGCTTATGACATCCGTGGGCTGGTAGGCGAAGAGATCGACGAGTCGCTGGTCGCCGACATCGGTGCGGCGTTCGCCGCGTTGATGCGTGGCGAAGGCGCGCAGCGCGTGGTGATCGGACACGACATGCGCGACAGTTCGCCGTCGCTCGCAGCTGCCTTCGCGGCCGGGGTGACCGGCCAGGGCCTGGACATGGTGCGGATCGGCCTCGCGTCGACCGACCAGCTGTATTTCGCCTCGGGGTCACTCGATTGCCCGGGCGCGATGTTCACCGCCAGTCACAACCCCGCGGCGTACAACGGCATCAAGCTCTGCCGGGCCGCAGCGCTGCCGGTCGGCGCCGACACCGGGCTGAAAGTGATCACCGAAGACCTGATCGCCGGAGCACCGGCCTACGACGGGAAGCCGGGGACTACCACCGATCGCGATGTGCTCGCCGGCTACGGGGAGTTCCTGCGGTCGCTGGTGGATACCTCCGGATTGCGGCCGCTACGGGTCGTGGTCGACGCCGGCAACGGCATGGCCGGTCACACGGCGCCGGCGGTGCTCGGTGCGATCGGCTCGATCACGTTGCTGCCGTTGTACTTCGAGCTCGACGGGTCTTTTCCCAATCACGAGGCCAACCCGCTCGACCCGGCCAATCTGCTGGATTTGCAGTCCTACGTCCGCGAAACCGGCGCCGACATCGGACTGGCCTTCGACGGTGACGCCGACCGGTGCTTCGTGGTCGACGAACGCGGGATGCCGGTCTCACCGTCGACGGTGACGAGCCTGGTCGCCGCGCGGGAGCTCGGCCGCGAAATCGGCGCCACCGTCATTCACAACCTGATCACGTCTCGCGCGGTGCCCGAGCTGGTCGCCGAGCGCGGCGGCACGCCCCTGCGCTCGCGCGTCGGACACTCCTATATCAAGACGCTGATGGCCGAAACCGGCGCGATCTTCGGCGGCGAACATTCCGCGCACTATTACTTCCGCGACTTCTGGGGCGCCGACTCGGGGATGCTGGCCGCGCTGTACGTCCTGGCCGCGCTCGGCGAGCAGGACCGGCCGCTGTCCGAGCTGACCGCGGACTACCAGCGCTACGAATCCTCGGGGGAGATCAATTTCCGGGTGGCCGACGCCGCACTGTGCGTGAACGCCGTGTTGAAGTCGTTCGGCAGCCGGATCCACTCGATTGATCACCTGGACGGGGTGACGGTGGATTTGGGCGACGGCAGCTGGTTCAACCTGCGCACCTCCAATACCGAGCCGCTGCTGCGGCTCAATGCGGAGGGCCGGACCACCGAGGACGTCGACGCGATGATCGCCGAGATCAGCGCCGAGATCAACGGCCAGGTGCAGCGCAGCGAGGGCGTGCCGTGA
- a CDS encoding WhiB family transcriptional regulator, translating into MSYEHLRGVMPSTERAMISSTPAPITRPHLTVVPDAPIPFEPEPLPEPELTPDQWQDRALCAQTDPEAFFPEKGGSTREAKKICLGCEVRHECLDYALAHDERFGIWGGLSERERRRLKRGII; encoded by the coding sequence ATGTCTTACGAGCACCTACGGGGCGTCATGCCAAGCACCGAGCGCGCCATGATCAGCTCCACGCCGGCGCCGATTACCCGGCCCCACTTAACCGTGGTCCCTGATGCGCCAATCCCATTCGAGCCCGAGCCGCTGCCCGAGCCCGAACTCACTCCGGACCAGTGGCAGGACCGCGCGCTGTGCGCGCAGACTGACCCGGAGGCCTTCTTCCCGGAGAAGGGCGGGTCGACCCGCGAGGCCAAGAAGATCTGCCTGGGGTGCGAGGTCCGTCACGAGTGCCTGGATTACGCCCTGGCGCACGACGAGCGCTTCGGCATCTGGGGCGGCCTCTCCGAGCGTGAGCGCCGCCGCCTCAAGCGCGGCATCATCTGA
- the manA gene encoding mannose-6-phosphate isomerase, class I: MELLRGAVRTYAWGSRTALAEFTGRPVPAAHPEAELWFGAHPGDPAFLETERGELSLLEAVAADPEGQLGSASRDRFGDVLPFLVKVLAADEPLSLQAHPSAEQAIEGYLREEKMGIPVASPVRNYRDTSHKPELLVALHSFEALAGFRQASATIELLRGLAVTDLDPYIDLLNDQSDADGLRALFTTWITAPQPDIDVLVSAVIDGAIQYVSSGATEFAAEARTVLELGERYPGDAGVLASLLLNRISLAAGEALYIPAGNLHTYLRGFAIEVMANSDNVLRGGLTPKHVDVPELLRVLDFAPTAEAQLHPPVHREGLGLIYDTPADEFAVALLTLDGEHLDHEVDASPSHDGPQILLCAEGSAVVHGKSGSLTLERGMAAWVAADDGPVGLVAHQPAKLFRATVGV; the protein is encoded by the coding sequence GTGGAACTGCTTCGCGGTGCTGTACGGACGTACGCGTGGGGGTCGCGCACGGCCCTCGCCGAATTCACCGGGCGTCCCGTGCCCGCGGCTCACCCCGAGGCCGAGTTATGGTTCGGTGCGCATCCGGGGGATCCGGCCTTCCTGGAAACCGAACGGGGCGAACTCTCGTTGCTGGAGGCGGTGGCCGCCGATCCGGAGGGTCAGCTCGGCTCCGCGTCGCGCGACCGGTTCGGCGACGTGCTGCCGTTCCTGGTCAAGGTGCTCGCCGCCGACGAACCGTTGTCGCTGCAGGCGCATCCGAGTGCCGAACAGGCCATCGAGGGCTACCTGCGCGAGGAAAAGATGGGCATTCCGGTGGCCTCGCCGGTCCGCAACTACCGCGACACGTCGCATAAGCCCGAATTACTGGTGGCGCTGCACTCGTTCGAAGCGCTGGCCGGATTTCGTCAGGCGTCGGCCACCATCGAGCTGCTGCGGGGCCTGGCCGTCACCGACCTCGACCCCTACATCGACCTGCTGAACGACCAGTCCGACGCGGATGGTCTGCGGGCGCTGTTCACCACCTGGATCACCGCGCCGCAACCCGACATCGATGTGCTGGTGTCCGCGGTGATCGACGGTGCCATTCAGTACGTCAGTTCCGGCGCAACGGAATTCGCGGCCGAAGCCAGGACGGTGTTGGAACTCGGTGAACGCTACCCGGGGGATGCCGGGGTGCTGGCGTCGTTGCTGCTGAACCGGATCAGCCTGGCCGCGGGCGAGGCCCTCTACATTCCAGCCGGCAACCTGCACACCTATCTGCGTGGCTTCGCGATCGAGGTCATGGCCAACTCCGACAACGTGTTACGCGGCGGGCTGACCCCCAAGCACGTCGATGTGCCCGAGTTGTTACGGGTGTTGGACTTCGCGCCCACCGCGGAGGCGCAGCTGCACCCGCCCGTCCACCGCGAAGGCCTGGGGCTGATCTACGACACCCCGGCCGACGAGTTCGCGGTCGCGCTGCTGACCCTCGACGGTGAGCATCTGGATCACGAGGTCGACGCCTCGCCAAGCCATGACGGGCCCCAGATCTTGTTGTGCGCAGAGGGTTCCGCGGTGGTGCACGGGAAATCCGGATCACTGACACTGGAGCGCGGTATGGCGGCGTGGGTCGCGGCCGACGACGGCCCGGTCGGGTTGGTCGCGCACCAGCCCGCCAAGTTGTTCAGGGCGACCGTAGGAGTGTGA
- the alkX gene encoding TetR family transcriptional regulator AlkX, with the protein MGRSGAVIGAIVAPVKRIPYAEASRNLLRDSVLDAMRDLLLTRDWSAITLSDVARAAGISRQTIYNEFGSRQGLAQGYALRLADRLVDAVHAAIDANVGNIYEAFLQGFRAFFSDSAADPLVISLLTGVAKPDLLQIITTDSGPIITRASERLTLAFTHSWVATSDEDAGVLGRAIVRLALSYVSMPPEASHDVAQDLARLMTPFAERHGVINIP; encoded by the coding sequence ATGGGGCGCAGCGGCGCGGTGATAGGAGCTATTGTCGCGCCTGTGAAGCGGATTCCCTACGCCGAGGCGTCGCGGAACCTGCTGCGCGACTCGGTGCTGGACGCGATGCGCGACTTGCTGCTGACCCGGGACTGGTCCGCGATCACGCTTTCCGACGTGGCCCGGGCCGCCGGGATCAGCCGGCAGACCATCTACAACGAATTCGGCTCGCGGCAAGGTCTGGCGCAGGGATATGCCCTGCGCCTGGCCGATCGGCTGGTCGACGCCGTCCATGCCGCCATCGACGCCAACGTCGGCAACATCTACGAGGCGTTTCTGCAGGGCTTTCGCGCCTTCTTCTCGGATTCGGCGGCCGATCCGTTGGTGATCTCGCTGCTTACCGGTGTCGCCAAGCCCGACCTGCTGCAGATCATCACCACCGACAGCGGGCCGATCATCACCCGGGCCTCGGAACGGTTGACGTTGGCGTTCACCCACAGCTGGGTGGCCACCAGCGATGAAGACGCCGGCGTGCTGGGCCGTGCCATCGTGCGGTTGGCGTTGAGTTATGTGTCGATGCCGCCGGAGGCCAGTCACGACGTCGCCCAGGATCTTGCCCGCCTGATGACGCCTTTTGCCGAGCGTCACGGCGTCATCAACATCCCCTGA
- a CDS encoding metallopeptidase family protein, with protein MRGPLLPPTVPGWRSRAERFDMAVLEAYEPIERRWQSRVAELDVAVDEIPRIAAKDPESVQWPPEVVADGPIALARLIPAGVDVRGNSTRARIVLFRKPIERRAKDTVELGELLHEILVAQVAIYLDVEPTVIDPTIDDE; from the coding sequence ATGCGCGGGCCTTTGCTGCCGCCGACGGTGCCGGGATGGCGCAGCCGGGCCGAGCGATTCGACATGGCGGTGCTGGAAGCCTACGAACCCATCGAGCGGCGCTGGCAATCACGAGTGGCGGAACTCGACGTCGCCGTCGACGAGATTCCCCGCATCGCCGCCAAGGATCCGGAGAGCGTGCAGTGGCCACCCGAGGTGGTCGCCGATGGCCCGATCGCACTGGCCCGCTTGATCCCCGCCGGGGTCGACGTCCGAGGAAACTCGACGCGGGCACGAATTGTCTTGTTCCGCAAGCCCATCGAACGACGCGCCAAAGACACCGTCGAACTAGGCGAGTTATTGCACGAAATTCTGGTGGCGCAGGTAGCCATCTACCTCGACGTCGAACCCACGGTCATCGACCCGACGATCGACGACGAATAG
- a CDS encoding DUF3499 domain-containing protein encodes MNVRRRCCRPGCPHYAVATLTFVYSDSTAVVGPLATAREPHSWDLCVGHAGRITAPRGWELVRHAGPLNSEPVNPDEDDLVALADAVREGGSAEAAAPYAGGTGMPLNGFSDPHLHHTGAQATAPSSNVFAPPEKRSGRRRGHLRVLPDPSD; translated from the coding sequence GTGAACGTTCGCCGTCGCTGCTGCCGGCCCGGGTGCCCGCATTACGCCGTGGCGACCTTGACGTTCGTCTATTCGGACTCGACGGCAGTTGTAGGTCCACTCGCGACCGCACGCGAGCCGCATTCGTGGGATTTGTGCGTCGGCCATGCCGGCCGCATCACCGCACCCCGCGGATGGGAGTTGGTGCGCCACGCCGGGCCCCTCAATTCGGAGCCCGTCAATCCCGACGAAGACGACCTGGTCGCGCTCGCCGACGCCGTGCGCGAGGGTGGTTCCGCCGAGGCGGCCGCGCCGTACGCGGGCGGCACCGGCATGCCGCTGAACGGATTCTCGGATCCGCATCTGCACCACACCGGAGCCCAAGCCACCGCACCCAGTAGCAATGTGTTCGCGCCGCCGGAAAAACGGTCCGGTCGCCGCCGCGGGCATCTCCGGGTTTTGCCCGATCCGTCCGACTAG
- a CDS encoding rubredoxin codes for MTAYRCPGCDYTYDEAKGAPREGFPAGTPFSDIPDCWCCPDCAVLEKVDFEKIGVNS; via the coding sequence ATGACCGCCTACCGCTGCCCCGGCTGCGACTACACCTACGACGAAGCGAAAGGTGCTCCGCGGGAGGGCTTTCCCGCGGGCACGCCGTTCAGCGACATCCCCGACTGCTGGTGTTGTCCCGATTGTGCGGTCCTTGAGAAGGTCGATTTCGAAAAGATAGGGGTGAACTCGTGA
- a CDS encoding TobH protein codes for MNAIRAIDLEDTDGLISADRQGLLRSASSSGAQVRAIAAAVDEGELDSLRTGDRPRSVIWVAGRGTAQTAGAVLAATQGGAAAAPIAILSEAPPWVGPLDVLIVAGDDPGDPALVGAAATGVRRGARVVVVAPYEGPLRDATASRAAVLAPRLWVPDEFGLCRYLAAGLATLHAVDPRLDIDVPALADELDAEALRNSAGRELFTNPAKTIAARLSDHRVALAGDTAPTLALARHGSSVLLRIAHEAVAASGLADAVVALREPDFGSGLGQAASSVDALFHDEEIDGPLPQRLRVLALTLSGDRTVAAARVAGLDDVYLIAAQDVPELSDSFDGLAGPAEPAREAAGAGRAEQQLAVLAVRLEMAAVYLRLVRG; via the coding sequence GTGAACGCCATCCGGGCGATCGATCTCGAAGACACCGACGGCCTGATCTCCGCCGACCGGCAGGGGCTGTTGAGGTCCGCCTCGTCGTCGGGTGCGCAGGTGCGCGCGATCGCCGCGGCGGTCGACGAAGGGGAGTTGGACTCGCTGCGCACCGGCGACCGTCCGCGCAGCGTGATCTGGGTGGCCGGGCGGGGAACCGCCCAGACGGCGGGCGCGGTGCTGGCCGCGACGCAGGGCGGCGCGGCGGCGGCGCCGATCGCGATCCTCAGCGAGGCCCCGCCATGGGTCGGTCCGCTGGACGTGCTGATCGTCGCGGGAGACGACCCCGGCGATCCGGCGCTCGTCGGCGCCGCCGCGACCGGGGTGCGCCGCGGTGCACGGGTGGTCGTCGTCGCTCCGTACGAAGGTCCGCTGCGCGACGCCACGGCGAGCCGCGCCGCGGTGCTGGCGCCACGGCTGTGGGTTCCCGACGAGTTCGGCTTGTGCCGGTATCTGGCCGCCGGCTTGGCCACGCTGCACGCGGTCGACCCGCGACTGGACATCGACGTGCCCGCGCTCGCCGACGAGCTGGATGCCGAGGCGCTGCGCAACAGCGCCGGCCGCGAGCTATTCACCAATCCGGCCAAGACAATTGCCGCGCGGCTGTCCGATCACCGGGTCGCGCTGGCCGGTGACACCGCGCCGACGCTGGCGCTGGCCCGGCACGGCAGTTCGGTTCTGCTGCGGATCGCACACGAGGCGGTCGCGGCGAGCGGGCTGGCGGACGCGGTGGTGGCACTGCGCGAGCCGGACTTCGGCTCGGGGTTGGGCCAAGCCGCGTCGTCGGTGGACGCGCTGTTCCACGACGAGGAGATCGACGGACCGTTGCCACAGCGGTTGCGAGTGCTGGCGCTGACCCTGTCCGGGGACCGGACGGTGGCGGCCGCGCGGGTTGCGGGGCTCGACGACGTCTACCTGATCGCGGCGCAGGACGTGCCCGAGCTGTCCGACAGCTTCGACGGCCTGGCCGGACCCGCCGAACCCGCGCGCGAGGCGGCCGGTGCCGGGCGTGCCGAGCAGCAACTGGCAGTATTGGCCGTTCGGCTGGAGATGGCCGCCGTTTACTTGCGACTGGTGCGGGGATAG